A genome region from Bradyrhizobium sp. WSM1417 includes the following:
- a CDS encoding diguanylate cyclase domain-containing protein — protein sequence MANVSFNRKRAKLKQVLGIRARLALLAVILVTPLMFERIRSLEDTRTRQIAQATAEFTTVARHSADAQREVISSVETILKSEAFIRASAGGISKSCDVLRASLPSNLPWIRTLLIAGQDGRIQCATNNMYVGLDLSDRPYFQQAQETGRFVLSDFILSRPVPTPTVMAVYPVSAFSGQADAVVLATVNLDWMSKVMSNLGGRAGITAVLVDSAGTVLAAPADQHSAIGRPLDNMPLMSAIADKALRSDQDEGSLSFLAADGSRRAVSFIRIAGTNARLIASIDEDKVSAAVSRDIRTAYLQLAFVVLFVLLGALIAAEKLVIKPIRMLADMAKRLGEGDLSARAARNRLPSEFVPLARAFNAMAAQLSQRERELMASNDRLTVMASIDMLSGLANRRGFQSRLDFEWMRAQQYGSDLALLMIDVDHFKLFNDTYGHLEGDSCLTRLGESLSGIAADTMGFAARYGGEEFCLLLPNTDVARAVEIGEQARAAVLRLCLPHITSDHMIVTVSIGVAATKPNESLRPGDLIEAADAALYAAKHRGRNNVVEHGITVIDSGAAEMMMAG from the coding sequence ATGGCAAACGTCAGTTTCAACCGCAAACGAGCGAAACTCAAGCAGGTTCTCGGAATCCGGGCGCGGCTTGCGTTGCTCGCGGTGATTCTGGTGACGCCTTTGATGTTCGAGCGCATCCGCTCGCTCGAAGACACGCGCACGCGGCAGATCGCGCAGGCCACAGCCGAATTCACCACCGTGGCAAGACACAGCGCCGACGCGCAGCGCGAGGTGATCTCGTCGGTCGAGACCATCCTGAAATCGGAAGCTTTCATCCGCGCCTCCGCCGGCGGCATCAGCAAGAGCTGCGACGTGCTGCGCGCGAGCCTGCCGTCGAATCTTCCCTGGATCCGCACGCTCCTGATCGCCGGCCAGGACGGGCGCATCCAATGCGCCACCAACAACATGTATGTCGGCCTAGACCTCAGCGACCGGCCGTACTTCCAGCAGGCGCAGGAAACCGGCCGCTTTGTGCTGAGCGACTTCATCCTGTCGCGCCCCGTGCCGACACCAACCGTCATGGCGGTTTACCCGGTGTCCGCCTTCAGCGGCCAAGCGGATGCGGTCGTGCTCGCCACCGTCAACCTCGACTGGATGTCGAAGGTCATGAGCAATCTGGGTGGCCGCGCCGGCATCACGGCCGTCCTGGTCGACAGCGCCGGTACCGTGCTGGCCGCACCGGCCGACCAGCACAGCGCGATCGGACGTCCGCTCGACAACATGCCGCTGATGTCCGCGATCGCCGACAAGGCGCTGAGGTCTGACCAGGACGAAGGCTCACTCTCTTTCCTCGCAGCCGACGGCTCCCGCCGCGCGGTCAGCTTTATCCGCATCGCCGGGACCAATGCCCGCCTGATCGCCAGCATCGACGAGGATAAGGTGTCCGCGGCCGTGAGCCGCGACATCCGCACCGCCTATCTTCAGCTGGCTTTCGTCGTGCTATTCGTGCTGCTCGGCGCGCTGATCGCAGCCGAGAAACTGGTGATCAAGCCGATCAGGATGCTCGCCGACATGGCCAAGCGTCTGGGCGAGGGCGATCTGTCGGCGCGTGCCGCGCGCAATCGCCTGCCGTCCGAGTTCGTGCCGCTGGCCCGCGCGTTCAACGCGATGGCCGCGCAGCTCAGCCAGCGCGAACGCGAGCTGATGGCGAGCAATGACCGGCTCACGGTGATGGCCTCGATCGACATGTTGTCGGGGCTCGCCAACCGCCGCGGCTTCCAGAGCCGGCTCGACTTCGAATGGATGCGCGCGCAGCAATATGGCAGCGACCTCGCGCTTCTGATGATCGACGTCGACCATTTCAAGCTGTTCAACGACACCTATGGCCATCTCGAAGGCGATTCCTGCCTGACCAGGCTCGGCGAGTCGCTGTCCGGCATCGCCGCCGACACGATGGGCTTCGCGGCCCGCTACGGCGGCGAAGAATTCTGCCTGTTGCTGCCGAACACCGACGTGGCGCGCGCCGTCGAAATCGGCGAACAGGCGCGCGCGGCCGTGCTGAGACTGTGCCTGCCGCACATCACCTCCGACCACATGATCGTCACCGTCTCGATCGGCGTTGCCGCGACAAAGCCAAACGAGAGCTTGCGTCCGGGTGATTTGATCGAAGCCGCCGACGCCGCGCTCTACGCCGCCAAGCACCGCGGTCGCAACAACGTCGTCGAACACGGCATCACCGTGATCGACAGCGGCGCGGCGGAAATGATGATGGCGGGTTGA
- a CDS encoding YggS family pyridoxal phosphate-dependent enzyme, whose product MTEANAEPLTGHSPNALAAVEAEIARACKDARRERASVTLIAVSKTFAADAITPVIAAGQRVFGENRVQEAKGKWPALTSVYSDIALHLIGPLQSNKAKEAVALFDAIHSVDRPSICQALAKEIESQNKHPELFVQINIGEEPQKAGIAPGEADAFIASCRDTYGLTISGLMCIPPVDEPPAAHFALTAKIAARNGLKKLSMGMSADYATAIMLGATHVRVGSAIFGHR is encoded by the coding sequence ATGACCGAAGCCAACGCCGAGCCGCTAACCGGCCATTCACCAAACGCGCTCGCCGCGGTCGAAGCCGAAATCGCGCGCGCCTGCAAGGATGCGCGGCGCGAACGTGCCTCCGTGACGCTGATCGCGGTATCGAAAACTTTCGCCGCGGATGCAATTACCCCGGTCATCGCCGCCGGACAGCGCGTATTCGGCGAGAATCGCGTGCAGGAGGCCAAAGGCAAGTGGCCCGCGTTAACTTCTGTTTACTCCGATATCGCGCTGCATCTGATCGGTCCGCTGCAATCCAACAAGGCGAAAGAGGCGGTCGCGCTGTTCGATGCCATCCATTCGGTCGACCGCCCGAGCATTTGCCAGGCGTTAGCCAAGGAAATCGAATCCCAGAACAAGCACCCGGAATTGTTCGTCCAGATCAATATCGGTGAGGAGCCGCAGAAGGCCGGCATCGCCCCCGGCGAGGCCGATGCTTTCATCGCGAGCTGCCGCGACACCTACGGTCTGACGATCTCGGGGCTGATGTGCATCCCGCCAGTAGACGAGCCGCCGGCGGCGCATTTCGCGCTGACCGCCAAAATCGCCGCGCGCAATGGATTGAAGAAGCTCTCGATGGGCATGAGCGCGGATTATGCGACCGCGATCATGCTCGGCGCCACCCATGTGCGCGTGGGAAGTGCGATCTTCGGACACCGGTGA
- a CDS encoding 2-keto-4-pentenoate hydratase, whose protein sequence is MLDRDQIAAASQVLAKHWRAGTKLDALDAGLRPQNRTEGYAVQAALSGTLFGWKIAATSESGQKHINVAGPLAGRIMSDTVIADGGTASMKGNAMRVGEPEFAFRMGRDLPPRAAPYTVDEVLVAVDSLHPAIEIPDSRFADFASAGEAQLIADNACAHLFVLGAATNANWRAMDLVEERPQITLRGQRYLGHGKNVLGDPRIALVWLANELRGLGITLQAGEVVTTGTCHPPLPIQAGDRLVADFGALGKVAVGFE, encoded by the coding sequence ATGCTCGACAGGGATCAGATCGCCGCCGCTTCGCAGGTCCTGGCCAAACATTGGCGCGCCGGCACCAAGCTTGATGCGCTGGACGCGGGGTTGCGGCCTCAGAACCGCACCGAGGGTTACGCCGTGCAGGCCGCACTCAGCGGGACATTGTTCGGCTGGAAGATCGCGGCGACCAGCGAGTCCGGACAGAAGCACATCAATGTCGCGGGACCGCTGGCCGGTCGGATCATGAGCGACACCGTGATCGCCGACGGCGGCACCGCCTCGATGAAGGGCAACGCGATGCGCGTCGGCGAACCCGAATTCGCTTTCCGCATGGGACGCGATCTGCCGCCGCGCGCGGCGCCGTATACTGTCGACGAGGTGCTCGTCGCCGTGGACAGCTTGCATCCTGCGATCGAGATTCCCGATTCACGCTTTGCCGATTTTGCCAGCGCCGGCGAGGCGCAGCTGATCGCCGACAACGCCTGTGCGCATCTGTTCGTGCTGGGCGCAGCAACGAACGCGAACTGGCGCGCCATGGATCTCGTGGAGGAGCGGCCGCAGATTACGCTACGCGGCCAGCGCTATCTCGGCCACGGCAAGAACGTGCTCGGCGATCCCCGCATTGCCTTGGTCTGGCTGGCCAACGAGCTGCGTGGCCTCGGCATCACCTTGCAGGCAGGGGAGGTGGTGACCACAGGCACGTGCCATCCGCCGCTGCCGATCCAGGCGGGTGATCGGCTTGTCGCGGACTTTGGCGCGCTGGGGAAGGTGGCGGTGGGGTTTGAATAA
- a CDS encoding L,D-transpeptidase family protein, producing the protein MKNKAASASYTMNRSAGPLSAIRVKAAAGNPRRGWLTAGALTIPVALGRGGILANKREGDGGTPRGSFRPRRLWWRGDRHSRPQTFLPARIITGEDAWCEDPKDRHYNQGIRLGEGQGGDRLKRADHLYDFIIEIDHNTRPRIAGRGSAVFLHLARDNFGPTAGCVSMTKAAMRQLLRRLGPKTKIIIG; encoded by the coding sequence ATGAAAAATAAAGCTGCTTCAGCTAGTTACACCATGAACCGAAGCGCCGGGCCGCTCTCGGCGATCCGCGTTAAGGCTGCCGCCGGGAATCCGCGTCGGGGCTGGCTGACCGCCGGAGCGCTGACGATTCCGGTGGCGCTCGGACGCGGCGGCATTCTGGCGAACAAGCGCGAGGGCGATGGCGGCACCCCGAGGGGCAGCTTCCGTCCCAGGCGGTTGTGGTGGCGGGGCGACCGGCACAGCCGCCCGCAGACCTTCCTGCCGGCCCGGATCATCACCGGCGAGGACGCCTGGTGCGAGGATCCCAAAGACCGCCATTACAATCAGGGGATCCGGCTCGGCGAGGGGCAGGGTGGTGACCGGCTCAAGCGGGCCGACCATCTCTATGACTTCATCATCGAAATCGACCACAACACGAGGCCGCGCATCGCCGGCCGGGGCAGCGCGGTGTTCTTGCATCTGGCCCGCGACAATTTCGGCCCGACCGCAGGCTGCGTCTCGATGACCAAAGCGGCGATGCGACAATTGCTGCGGCGGCTGGGACCAAAAACAAAAATCATCATCGGGTGA
- a CDS encoding response regulator transcription factor → MANARKILIVDDDTDLRDTLVEQLSLHEEFEASAVDTGAKGASAAKANAPDLVLMDVGLPDTDGREVVRSLRKGGFKAPIIMLTGHDTDSDTILGLESGANDYVAKPFRFAVLLARIRAQLRQHEASEDAVFSVGPYSFRPGSKMLTAANARKVRLTEKETAILRFLYRAGQMPVSRETLLQEVWGYNSGVTTHTLETHIYRLRQKIEKDAANPEILVTEAGGYKLVP, encoded by the coding sequence ATGGCCAATGCCCGCAAGATCCTGATCGTGGATGACGATACCGATCTGCGCGATACGTTGGTGGAGCAATTGTCGCTGCACGAAGAATTTGAAGCCTCCGCGGTCGATACCGGCGCCAAGGGCGCGAGCGCCGCGAAGGCCAATGCCCCCGATCTCGTCCTGATGGATGTTGGCCTGCCCGACACGGATGGCCGCGAAGTGGTCCGTTCATTGCGCAAGGGCGGGTTCAAGGCTCCGATCATCATGCTCACCGGGCATGACACCGATTCCGACACGATTTTGGGGCTGGAATCCGGCGCCAACGACTATGTGGCAAAACCCTTCCGCTTCGCCGTGCTGCTGGCGCGCATCCGCGCCCAGCTCCGGCAGCACGAAGCCAGCGAGGACGCGGTGTTCTCGGTCGGCCCGTACTCTTTCCGCCCCGGCTCCAAGATGCTGACCGCCGCCAACGCGCGCAAGGTCCGGCTGACGGAGAAGGAAACCGCGATCCTCCGCTTCCTCTACCGGGCCGGCCAGATGCCGGTCTCGCGCGAGACCCTGCTCCAGGAGGTCTGGGGCTACAATTCCGGCGTCACCACCCACACGCTGGAAACCCACATCTACCGGCTTCGCCAGAAGATCGAGAAGGACGCCGCCAACCCGGAGATCCTGGTCACGGAAGCCGGTGGCTACAAGCTGGTGCCGTGA
- a CDS encoding cyclic nucleotide-binding domain-containing protein: MSIDDDVALLERVPTLRLLGDASLRMLAIGSEQRDFVRGDVLFNLGDDADAGFVVQRGAFRVDDGAGAEMIASPGALIGELALIVPMKRPSSAIAIEHASVIRVARSLFQRVLESDPAAAVRLRDEFAVRSSQIASDILMAGAKLTS; encoded by the coding sequence ATGTCAATCGACGACGATGTAGCGCTTCTCGAGCGTGTCCCGACACTGCGCCTGTTGGGAGACGCTTCGTTGCGCATGCTGGCGATCGGCTCCGAGCAGCGTGACTTCGTCCGCGGCGACGTCTTGTTCAACCTTGGCGACGATGCCGATGCCGGCTTCGTGGTTCAGCGCGGCGCCTTCCGGGTCGACGACGGCGCCGGCGCAGAGATGATCGCAAGTCCCGGTGCGCTGATCGGCGAGCTCGCGCTGATCGTGCCGATGAAGCGGCCGTCGAGCGCGATTGCGATCGAGCACGCCTCCGTCATCCGCGTCGCGCGCAGCCTGTTTCAGCGCGTGCTCGAAAGCGACCCCGCCGCGGCCGTCCGCCTGCGTGACGAATTCGCGGTGCGCTCCAGCCAGATCGCCAGCGATATATTGATGGCGGGTGCGAAGCTGACGAGTTGA
- the xth gene encoding exodeoxyribonuclease III: MRFSLTTWNINSVRLRIDLVAKFLKSARPDVLCLQETKCIDDAFPLKRFKRLGYEHVALNGQKGYHGVAIVSKIPFESKDIRTFCDKVDSRHISVSFGEKAAIAKPLVVHNFYVPAGGDIPDPALNEKFDHKLRFLDEMKACEPLHPRGEDRHILVGDLNVAPHENDVWSHKQLLKVVSHTPIETEKLQAALAAGEWVDIARERIPMSEKVYTWWSYRSADWTVGDRGRRLDHIWISRALKDAVSDFKILRDARSWERPSDHVPVTVTLEV, encoded by the coding sequence ATGCGTTTTTCCCTGACAACCTGGAACATCAATTCGGTGCGGCTGCGCATCGATCTGGTCGCAAAATTTCTCAAGAGCGCGCGGCCGGACGTGCTGTGTCTCCAGGAGACCAAGTGCATCGACGACGCCTTTCCCCTGAAGCGCTTCAAGCGGCTCGGCTACGAGCATGTCGCGCTGAACGGGCAGAAGGGTTATCACGGCGTCGCCATCGTCTCGAAGATTCCGTTCGAATCGAAGGACATCCGCACCTTCTGCGACAAGGTGGATTCACGCCACATCTCAGTGTCGTTCGGTGAGAAGGCTGCGATCGCAAAGCCCCTGGTGGTGCATAATTTCTACGTGCCGGCCGGCGGCGACATTCCCGATCCCGCGCTGAACGAGAAATTCGATCACAAGCTCCGCTTCCTCGACGAGATGAAGGCGTGCGAGCCGTTGCATCCGCGCGGCGAGGATCGCCACATCCTGGTCGGCGATCTCAACGTCGCCCCGCATGAGAACGACGTCTGGTCACACAAGCAGCTTCTGAAAGTGGTGTCGCACACGCCCATCGAAACCGAGAAGCTGCAAGCCGCGCTCGCCGCCGGCGAGTGGGTCGACATCGCGCGTGAGCGCATTCCGATGTCGGAAAAGGTCTACACGTGGTGGAGCTACCGCTCCGCCGATTGGACCGTAGGCGACCGCGGCCGCAGGCTCGACCACATCTGGATCTCGCGCGCGCTGAAAGATGCGGTCAGCGATTTCAAGATTTTGCGCGATGCGCGGAGCTGGGAGCGTCCGTCGGACCATGTGCCGGTTACGGTGACGCTGGAGGTTTAA
- a CDS encoding outer membrane lipoprotein carrier protein LolA, translating into MAGVILVTAALVSTPLFAQTVPVPKPAPKGRDGGPAGGGPAVTGATQTPPNPVIPDPRRNVPSSIFQTFDANQKAQAAKVSAYLSSLSTLVGNFVQVGPDGSKTQGDFYIQKPGKVRFEYDAPSPIDIVADGSSLVVRDRKLATQDVYPLSQTPLRFLLSDRIDLMKDTNVVNVSADDVFVSVTIEEKQALVGTSRLLLMFGAKDGQLKQWTVTDPQGYDTTIAVYNLDTSKKLDPGMFKIDFTNYGPSPG; encoded by the coding sequence ATGGCCGGCGTGATTCTCGTCACCGCCGCGCTGGTGAGTACGCCGTTGTTCGCGCAGACCGTTCCGGTGCCGAAGCCTGCACCGAAGGGCCGCGATGGCGGTCCGGCCGGTGGAGGGCCCGCGGTCACCGGCGCGACCCAGACGCCGCCCAATCCGGTGATCCCGGATCCGCGCCGCAACGTGCCGAGCAGCATCTTCCAGACCTTCGATGCCAACCAGAAGGCCCAGGCCGCCAAGGTCAGCGCCTATTTGTCGTCGTTGTCGACGCTGGTCGGGAATTTCGTCCAGGTCGGGCCTGACGGCAGCAAGACGCAAGGCGACTTCTACATCCAGAAGCCGGGCAAGGTGCGCTTCGAATATGACGCGCCGAGCCCGATCGACATCGTCGCCGACGGCTCTTCGTTGGTGGTGCGCGACCGCAAGCTCGCGACGCAGGACGTCTATCCGCTGTCGCAGACACCGCTGCGTTTCCTGCTGTCCGACCGCATCGACCTGATGAAGGACACCAACGTCGTCAACGTCTCGGCCGACGACGTCTTCGTCAGCGTCACCATCGAGGAGAAGCAGGCGCTGGTCGGCACCAGCCGCCTCCTGCTGATGTTCGGCGCCAAGGACGGCCAGTTGAAGCAGTGGACCGTCACAGATCCGCAGGGCTACGACACCACGATCGCGGTCTATAATCTGGACACGAGCAAGAAGCTCGATCCCGGCATGTTCAAGATCGACTTCACCAATTACGGCCCGTCGCCGGGCTGA
- a CDS encoding DNA translocase FtsK → MSMSTIERVIPLVGHLPPSIREGLARRVRELSGLGLIALSGVASAALMTWSVQDPSLSHATSRPIRNILGYAGAIGADLAMQILGLGAIMLVLTVAVWGWRMLTHRPFDREALRLGSWVLCTVIAAGFVSCWPHGGAWPLPTGLGGVVGDALVRAPAVIFGPPGMIYRMVLGTILFAAMAATFLIACGLGAREHDDELAEIEDDDKPLDQDDESDRGSVSLGWLFHALMSTKARLMWLLGAAYRSLVSSGPKTKAVAFSRQEPKLGGGRAAPSISPQAQDEDYDDEHEEVEDDEEEEEEPAARAPRKKAAPKAASKKSSDKFELPSVSVLAAPKAGDRQPLSKAELETNSRALEGVLQDFGVRGEIVKAHPGPVVTLYELEPAPGIKSSRVIGLSDDIARSMSALSARVAVVPGRNAIGIELPNAYREKVYLRELLVAKETVDSVAKLPLCLGKTIGGDPVIIDLARTPHMLIAGTTGSGKSVAINTMILSLVYRLRPDQCRLIMVDPKMLELSVYDGIPHLLTPVVTDPKKAVVALKWAVREMEERYKNMAKLGVRNIDGYNTRLLELKAKGEEPTRTVHTGFDKETGKAIYEEEKLSLDPLPYIVIIVDEMADLMMVAGKDIEGAVQRLAQMARAAGLHVILATQRPSVDVITGTIKANFPTRIAFQVTSKIDSRTILGEMGAEQLLGQGDMLYMAGGGRISRVHGPFASDEEVEKVVRHLKTQGQPEYLEAVTAEEPSEDEDGAVFDASAMGADGGGDLFSQAVAIVKRDRKASTSYIQRRLQIGYNRAASLMERMELEGIVGPANHAGKREILVEEEDSHM, encoded by the coding sequence GTGAGCATGTCGACAATCGAACGTGTCATTCCCTTGGTCGGCCATCTGCCGCCCTCGATCCGCGAGGGGCTGGCGCGGCGCGTGCGCGAGCTCAGCGGTCTCGGCCTGATCGCATTGTCGGGCGTCGCCTCGGCGGCGCTGATGACCTGGTCGGTGCAGGATCCCAGCCTCAGCCACGCAACGTCGCGGCCGATCCGCAACATTCTCGGCTATGCCGGCGCGATCGGCGCCGATCTTGCGATGCAGATCCTCGGGCTCGGCGCGATCATGCTGGTGCTGACGGTCGCGGTCTGGGGCTGGCGCATGCTGACCCATCGCCCGTTCGACCGCGAGGCGCTGCGGCTCGGCTCCTGGGTTCTCTGCACGGTGATCGCGGCGGGCTTCGTCAGCTGCTGGCCACATGGCGGCGCCTGGCCGCTGCCGACCGGCCTCGGCGGCGTTGTCGGCGATGCGCTGGTTCGCGCGCCTGCGGTGATCTTCGGACCGCCGGGCATGATCTATCGCATGGTGCTCGGCACGATCCTGTTCGCCGCGATGGCGGCGACCTTCCTGATCGCCTGCGGCCTTGGCGCACGCGAGCATGACGACGAACTCGCGGAGATCGAGGACGACGACAAGCCGCTCGACCAGGACGATGAGAGCGATCGCGGTTCGGTATCGCTGGGCTGGCTGTTCCACGCATTGATGAGCACGAAGGCGCGGCTGATGTGGTTGCTTGGCGCGGCCTACCGCTCGCTGGTCTCGAGCGGACCGAAGACCAAGGCCGTTGCATTCAGCCGCCAGGAGCCGAAGCTCGGTGGCGGCCGCGCCGCGCCGTCGATCTCGCCGCAGGCCCAGGACGAGGACTACGACGACGAGCACGAAGAGGTCGAGGACGACGAGGAAGAGGAGGAGGAGCCCGCCGCTCGCGCGCCGCGCAAGAAGGCTGCGCCCAAGGCCGCTTCCAAGAAATCCTCCGACAAGTTCGAGCTTCCGTCCGTGTCGGTGCTGGCCGCGCCGAAGGCCGGCGATCGCCAGCCGCTCAGCAAGGCCGAGCTGGAAACCAATTCGCGCGCGCTCGAAGGCGTGCTGCAGGATTTCGGCGTGCGCGGCGAGATCGTGAAGGCCCATCCGGGTCCCGTGGTCACGCTGTACGAGCTGGAGCCGGCGCCGGGTATCAAATCGTCGCGCGTGATCGGACTGTCCGACGACATCGCGCGTTCGATGAGCGCGCTGTCCGCGCGCGTCGCCGTCGTGCCCGGACGCAATGCGATCGGCATCGAGCTGCCGAACGCGTATCGCGAGAAGGTCTATCTGCGCGAGCTGCTGGTCGCCAAGGAGACCGTCGATTCGGTTGCGAAACTGCCGCTCTGCCTCGGCAAGACCATCGGCGGTGATCCCGTCATCATCGACCTCGCGCGCACGCCGCACATGCTGATCGCCGGTACCACCGGCTCCGGCAAATCGGTCGCCATCAACACCATGATCCTCAGCCTGGTCTACCGGCTGCGCCCGGACCAGTGCCGCCTGATCATGGTCGATCCGAAGATGCTCGAACTCTCCGTCTATGACGGCATTCCCCATCTGCTCACGCCCGTCGTGACCGACCCGAAGAAGGCGGTGGTCGCGCTGAAATGGGCCGTGCGCGAGATGGAAGAGCGCTACAAGAACATGGCCAAGCTCGGTGTGCGCAACATCGACGGTTACAACACGCGCTTGCTCGAATTGAAAGCCAAGGGCGAAGAGCCGACGCGCACGGTGCACACCGGCTTCGACAAGGAAACCGGCAAGGCGATCTACGAGGAAGAGAAGCTCTCGCTCGACCCGCTGCCCTACATCGTCATCATCGTCGACGAAATGGCCGACCTGATGATGGTCGCCGGCAAGGACATCGAAGGCGCGGTGCAGCGCCTCGCGCAGATGGCGCGCGCCGCCGGTTTGCACGTGATCCTCGCAACGCAGCGTCCGTCGGTCGACGTCATCACCGGCACAATCAAGGCGAACTTCCCGACCCGCATCGCCTTCCAGGTGACGTCCAAGATCGACAGCCGCACGATTTTGGGCGAGATGGGCGCCGAACAGCTGCTCGGCCAGGGCGACATGCTCTACATGGCCGGCGGCGGTCGCATCAGCCGCGTGCACGGACCTTTCGCGTCGGACGAGGAAGTCGAGAAGGTGGTGCGCCACCTCAAGACGCAGGGACAGCCGGAATATCTCGAAGCCGTCACAGCCGAAGAACCCAGCGAGGACGAGGACGGCGCGGTGTTCGACGCGTCCGCCATGGGCGCGGATGGCGGCGGCGATTTGTTCTCGCAGGCTGTTGCGATCGTCAAACGCGACCGCAAGGCCTCGACCAGCTACATTCAGCGTCGCCTGCAGATCGGCTATAACCGCGCCGCATCGCTGATGGAGCGTATGGAACTGGAGGGCATCGTCGGACCCGCCAACCACGCCGGCAAGCGCGAGATTCTGGTCGAGGAAGAAGACAGCCATATGTGA
- a CDS encoding aminotransferase class I/II-fold pyridoxal phosphate-dependent enzyme — protein MAMTASSRAPQDSGSSDSERSPFVRLNELLAPHQPGKPLISLAVGEPQHPVPDFVGPVLAKHIADFGRYPANKGTDPFRKAAGAWLPSRFKLPRILDPESEILVLNGSREGLFLAAIAAARYVGPRPGKPAILMPNPFYPVYGAGARAAACEPVYLPTTAENGFLPDLDAIDEATLARTVAFYLASPANPQGSVASRDYFTRLKQLADRYGFVILSDECYSEIYTREAPGSALECAGPDFTRVVAFQSLSKRSNLPGLRVGFAAGDKKLIGMFLELRNIAAPQVPVPLQHVATVAYGDEAHVEENRRLYRIKFDLADQIIGGRYGYRRPDAGFCVWLNTSEIGDDVSVCLKLFKEAGVRVVPGSYLARLQPDGFNPGAGYIRLALVQDGETTAQALHRLVETLG, from the coding sequence ATGGCTATGACCGCTTCATCCCGTGCGCCGCAGGACAGTGGAAGCTCCGATAGCGAACGCTCTCCCTTCGTCCGGCTCAACGAACTGCTGGCGCCGCATCAGCCGGGCAAGCCTTTGATTTCGCTTGCCGTCGGCGAGCCGCAGCATCCCGTGCCCGACTTCGTTGGCCCGGTGCTGGCCAAGCACATCGCCGATTTCGGTCGTTACCCCGCGAACAAGGGGACCGACCCGTTCCGCAAGGCTGCGGGCGCCTGGCTGCCGTCGCGCTTCAAGCTGCCGCGCATCCTCGATCCCGAGAGCGAGATTCTCGTCCTCAATGGCAGCCGCGAAGGCCTGTTCCTCGCCGCGATCGCGGCGGCGCGCTATGTCGGCCCGCGTCCCGGCAAGCCCGCCATCCTGATGCCGAACCCGTTCTATCCGGTCTATGGCGCCGGCGCCCGTGCCGCTGCTTGCGAGCCGGTCTACCTGCCGACCACCGCCGAGAACGGCTTCCTGCCCGATCTCGACGCCATCGACGAGGCGACGCTGGCACGCACGGTGGCGTTCTATCTGGCTTCGCCCGCCAACCCGCAGGGCTCGGTCGCCTCGCGCGATTATTTCACGCGCCTGAAGCAGCTCGCCGACCGCTACGGCTTCGTGATCCTCAGCGACGAGTGCTATTCGGAGATCTACACCCGCGAAGCGCCCGGCAGCGCGCTTGAATGCGCCGGCCCTGATTTCACCCGCGTGGTTGCGTTCCAGTCGCTGTCGAAGCGCTCCAACCTGCCGGGCCTGCGCGTCGGCTTCGCCGCCGGCGACAAAAAACTCATCGGCATGTTCCTCGAGCTGCGCAACATCGCGGCGCCGCAGGTGCCGGTGCCGCTCCAGCATGTCGCGACCGTCGCTTACGGCGACGAGGCGCATGTCGAGGAGAACCGCAGGCTCTACCGGATCAAGTTCGATCTCGCCGACCAGATCATCGGGGGTCGTTACGGCTATCGCCGGCCCGACGCCGGCTTCTGCGTCTGGCTCAACACGTCCGAAATCGGCGACGATGTGTCCGTGTGCCTGAAACTCTTCAAGGAAGCAGGCGTGCGCGTGGTGCCCGGCAGCTATCTGGCGCGGCTCCAGCCCGACGGCTTCAATCCCGGCGCAGGCTACATTCGCCTTGCGCTGGTGCAGGATGGCGAGACCACGGCGCAGGCGCTGCACCGCCTGGTCGAGACTCTGGGTTAG
- a CDS encoding GFA family protein, with protein MRLEGGCYCGEVRYVAEGDPMMQAQCHCRECQYISGGAPNTFIAMPAAGFSYITGQPKQFTRKDLERAVTREFCGECGTHLVTKVPGLPAAILKVGTLDDPKQFHPQMAIYTCDKQDFHAIPTGMATFEKLPAH; from the coding sequence ATGCGTTTGGAAGGCGGATGCTATTGCGGCGAAGTGCGCTATGTCGCCGAGGGCGACCCGATGATGCAGGCGCAGTGTCATTGCCGCGAGTGCCAGTACATCTCGGGCGGCGCGCCCAACACTTTCATCGCGATGCCGGCGGCCGGCTTCAGCTACATCACCGGGCAGCCCAAGCAGTTCACGCGCAAGGACCTCGAACGCGCCGTCACGCGCGAATTCTGCGGCGAATGCGGCACCCATCTGGTGACCAAGGTTCCCGGATTGCCGGCCGCGATCCTGAAGGTCGGCACGCTGGACGACCCCAAGCAGTTCCATCCGCAGATGGCGATCTACACCTGCGACAAGCAGGACTTCCACGCGATCCCCACGGGCATGGCGACCTTCGAGAAGCTGCCGGCGCACTAG